One Pseudodesulfovibrio cashew DNA window includes the following coding sequences:
- a CDS encoding CatB-related O-acetyltransferase: MLDPTKKYPMSMPDGTIIRTVVHLNHVIDHPRMEIGDFSYYSNFKELEDYAAEIAPYLFPLSLEKLVIGRFVQMAHGVRFITSTANHNMSGFSTYPFNNFMMTSETTREDIQAMFQIPGRKGDTVVGNDVWIGMDATIMPGVTIGDGAIIGSCAVVTKDVEPYTIVGGNPAQPIRKRFDPQAVEKLLEIRWWDWPTDKITENINAITGADIGALMC; the protein is encoded by the coding sequence ATGCTTGATCCGACTAAAAAATATCCCATGAGCATGCCGGATGGCACTATAATTCGAACCGTCGTGCACCTGAACCATGTCATCGACCATCCACGAATGGAGATCGGCGATTTCAGCTACTATTCCAATTTCAAGGAGCTGGAAGATTATGCGGCTGAAATAGCGCCCTACCTGTTTCCCCTGAGTCTCGAGAAACTCGTCATCGGCAGGTTTGTTCAAATGGCTCACGGAGTCCGCTTCATTACAAGCACGGCAAACCACAATATGAGTGGTTTTTCCACCTACCCCTTCAATAACTTCATGATGACGTCCGAAACAACCCGGGAAGACATCCAGGCCATGTTCCAGATACCGGGCCGAAAAGGGGATACGGTGGTGGGGAATGATGTTTGGATAGGCATGGATGCCACCATCATGCCCGGTGTCACCATTGGCGACGGAGCGATAATCGGCAGCTGTGCCGTCGTCACCAAGGACGTCGAGCCGTATACCATAGTAGGCGGCAACCCCGCCCAACCGATTCGGAAACGGTTTGATCCGCAGGCAGTTGAAAAACTTCTCGAAATTCGCTGGTGGGATTGGCCCACGGACAAAATAACCGAGAATATCAACGCCATCACCGGAGCGGATATCGGCGCCCTCATGTGCTAA